One region of Wyeomyia smithii strain HCP4-BCI-WySm-NY-G18 chromosome 3, ASM2978416v1, whole genome shotgun sequence genomic DNA includes:
- the LOC129731865 gene encoding transcription factor Adf-1-like has translation MNQQLLLQQQQQQQRRRQSLLTKSVQEEHLIQQVKLRPVLYDKSLKAYRKPGATDCAWAEIASALGVQVDNCKKRWKSLRDTFIKYFRQEILATPGSKRKKWVYYEHMNFLRNHVELYGISETDSTSDKETVTSDDAQIIHIAEFVTEQVNIENSVGEQFDDNQTEYVYEEVEEGSPVAYALDAKQVFVETASPDPSVEATVTGMTTVTHNDLDISQDDDNSDNVPFLDHISEEVKLTNTNTTSTISDPDERFLLSCAPVLKRLSARKNALVKLRIQQLLYEVEFGDLDKVSDRGRGNN, from the exons ATGAACCAGCAACTGTtactccagcagcagcagcaacagcagcggcGACGCCAATCGTTACTGACCAAAAGTGTCCAGGAAGAACATTTGATCCAGCAAGTTAAGCTGCGGCCGGTTCTGTACGACAAATCGCTCAAGGCATACCGGAAACCCGGGGCAACAGACTGTGCATGGGCGGAAATCGCGAGTGCGCTTGGAGTGCAAG TTGACAACTGTAAGAAAAGATGGAAGAGTTTGCGCGATACTTTCATAAAATATTTTCGTCAGGAAATTTTGGCTACTCCGGGATCCAAGCGAAAGAAATGGGTATATTACGAGCACATGAACTTCCTGCGGAACCATGTTGAGCTTTACGG TATTTCCGAGACAGACTCAACTAGCGACAAAGAAACGGTTACTTCCGATGACGCTCAAATCATTCATATTGCCGAATTCGTAACTGAACAAGTTAACATCGAAAATAGTGTGGGCGAACAGTTTGATGACAATCAAACAGAGTATGTATACGAAGAAGTAGAAGAAGGTTCTCCGGTCGCGTACGCACTTGACGCGAAACAAGTATTCGTAGAAACAGCGAGTCCCGATCCGTCTGTGGAAGCTACGGTAACAGGAATGACCACCGTGACACATAATGATTTGGATATATCGCAGGATGATGACAACAGTGATAATGTGCCATTTTTAGACCACATCAGCGAGGAAGTTAAACTCACAAATACGAATACGACGTCGACAATTAGCGATCCAGACGAGAGGTTTCTACTGAGCTGTGCACCAGTGCTGAAAAGGCTTTCGGCAAGGAAAAATGCACTCGTGAAGCTTCGAATCCAACAGCTACTTTACGAGGTTGAATTCGGTGACCTGGATAAGGTCTCGGATCGTGGCAGGGGGAACAACTAG